The following coding sequences lie in one Labrus bergylta chromosome 13, fLabBer1.1, whole genome shotgun sequence genomic window:
- the gcgb gene encoding glucagon b gives MTGAHSLAGLLLLIIVQSSWQAPDQVTDRNSMLMSDSSVLNEPIELRNMKRHSEGTFSNDYSKYLETRRAQDFVQWLKNSKRNGSLFRRHADGTYTSDVSSYLQDKAAKEFVTWLKTGRGRRD, from the exons ATGACGGGCGCTCACTCTTTGGCTGGACTCCTGCTCCTCATCATCGTCCAAAGCAGCTGGCAGGCGCCTGATCAGGTCACAGATCGAAACTCTAT gCTCATGTCTGACAGCTCTGTGCTGAATGAACCCATCGAGCTCCGAAACATGAAGAGACATTCAGAGGGAACTTTTTCCAACGATTACAGCAAATACCTGGAAACAAGGAGAGCACAAGACTTTGTCCAGTGGCTAAAGAACTCAAAAAGGAACGG gAGTCTATTCAGACGCCATGCAGACGGCACCTACACCAGTGACGTGAGCTCCTACCTGCAGGACAAGGCAGCCAAAGAGTTTGTGACCTGGCTGAAGACTGGCAGAGGCAGAAGAGACTAA